The Paenibacillus sp. FSL R7-0345 DNA segment AATGCATAAATGGATAAAAACAAGACCCTGCCGGAAACCAATGGACAGGGTCTTGTTTTTTGATCTATCCTAACTTTACATAAGCGAATAGTAGGAAACAGCTTCTCTGAATAATACCGGGGCGTTCAGCTGACTGTGCTCCCTATTTGAATTGGCAAGCCTGTACTCAAGTGCGGCTTTAAGCAAAATAAGCTGATCAGGCGTCCATTCCCGGCCGTGTAATCGTACGTAATCATCAGCTTCCTCTATCGTGCAGTGACAGATCCCCTTCAGAAAAGAACCCCATTTGATCAAATCTACCGCATGATCACCCGCGCAGAGCACACAATCGCTATAGCAAATCTGTTTTCCGCATGTGAGCTTCAATACCCCATACCAGCAGCCGTAGGGTTCTGAATGATGCATAAAGGACGGCCGGCTGCTGAAGGCGAAAAGCTCGATACGTGACAGCCTGTCGTTAATCATAATTTTAGGCCTCCGGATGAGTCCGGCGTTTTGAATCTCCGCTGCAGATTGTGGGCTTGCTCCGCCCTGGTTATACATGCGGTTATTTCAGCTTCATTCTCACACACAGCAGCGTGCTCGAGCCAAACGGAATATCTGGTTTTGTGCACGATAGACAAGTGCAAAGGAAAGGCTTCACGCGATCGCAGCACATACCAGCCTGGAGGCGTGTCCTTCCAGGGCTTTTTAAATGCGGTCATAACAGGCAGTCTCTTGCGGGTCTCCCAATCCTGCTCCTGCTGTTTATTCCGGATGCTTGTATAAATATCAGTAAGAATTTGTTTATCCGAACAAGTAAGATGCGCGGAAAAAGCCCTGAATTGAGCGAGCACAGCAAGCTGCGCAGCCCCAAACCCGTAGCCGACAATGTATCTCTGATTATTTTCCACATACCAGAATGCGCCGAAGCTGGAATACTCCAGACTCGCCGGTTCCAGCACATTAGGGTGAATTCCGAAATAATAGACTCTATTCTCTGTCATTTTCCCTACCCCTTACAGCAATGGTTTGAAAGGAATCATACGCCGGGCCTTTCTGTTTGTAAAATACCGAAAAGATGCTCTGGTCTGGAAATAAGGACTTAAATGACCAAAAAGAAGCAAAAAATTAAAATAATAATGAGTTAACTCTGATTTTCTGGATTTATCGCGCTTTTTCCGGCTTTTTAATGCAATCTAAACAGGGACAAATGAATCTTAATGCTTCTTTAATGATGAGCTTTAGAGCAGTAAAAGGGTTCTTTACGAAATCTTAACTTGCTTAGGAGTTCTCTAACCCTGATCTAATGTTGAAGATGATAGGCTGAAATAGAAAGAGAAAAAGAGAATGTCCAAAACAGGAGAGGTGGTAAGGCGATGATGGATGTGTATATGGCAGCTGCGCTTGCAGTGATCTTCGCAGTGTTCTATGCATTTGCACAGTGGTGTGAGCGAGTGGTTGAAGACAAAGGGGGAGCGAAGCAATGACAGTGGTCATTATAGCAACCTTGCTATTGTTTCTGTATCTCGTATATGCCCTGATTCACCCGGAGAAGTTCTAACCATTTTTATACGAGATTCCTATAAAAAATATTTCTGGAGCATTAACTTAAGGAGGGGCATTCGTGGGTATTCTGCAAATCGTCATTGTCGTTGCCATACTGGTGCTGCTGGTCAAACCGGCAGGAACATATCTGTATCATGTATTCTCTAATGAGCCAAACCGTACGGACAACATATTCGGAGGGCTGGAACGGGGAATCTTCAGGCTCAGCGGACTCCGTAAACGTGGAGGAATGACGTGGAAAGGGTATGCGGTCAGCTTTTTGACCACGAATATTGTGCTGGTGGCCTTCGGCTATCTGATCCTGCGCCTGCAGGGTGTGCTGCCGTTTAACCCAAGCGGAATCGGCAAAATGGAAGAAACGCTAGCTTTTAATACAGTGATCAGCTTTATCACAAATACGAACCTGCAGCATTACAGCGGGGAAAGCGGAGTGTCCTATTTCACGCAAATGGCTGTGATGACCATGCTGATGTTTACCTCGGCGGCAAGCGGATTTTCTGTGGTGGTGGCTTTTGTCAGAGGAATAACCGGACGCAAATCGCTGGGGAACTTCTTTGAAGACTTTGTCAAAGCGCATACCCGGGTATTTATCCCGCTGGCTCTGCTGGTCACGCTTGCGCTGGTAGCCCTTCAAGTCCCGCAGACGCTGAAACCGACACTTGAAGTAACTACACTCGAAGGACAGACGCAGCAGATTACGGTGGGGCCGGTTGCCTCACTGGAATCCATTAAGCATATCGGAACGAACGGCGGCGGCTTCTTCGGTGCCAACTCGGCACATCCTTTTGAGAATCCGAGTCCATTGACTAATGTGGTTGAAATTCTGTCGATGTGGCTGCTGCCGGCCTCTCTGCCTTATATGTACGGCAAGTTCGCAAGGAACAAACGCCAGGGCTGGATGATTTTCAGTGCCATGATGACATTGTTTGTACTGCTGCTTAGTTTGAATTATTATGCGGAAAGCCAAGGCAATCCGGCAATTAACGCGATGGGGATCAATGCTTCGCAGGGCAGTATGGAGGGAAAAGAAGTCCGCTTCGGCATTGCGCAGTCTGCACTGTTCACTACAGTAACAACGGCTGCGACCACAGGCAGTGTCAACAATATGCATGATACGTTAACGCCTCTTGGAGGTATTACGCCGCTGGCTCTTATGATGCTGAACAACGTATTCGGCGGCAAGGGTGTCGGGCTGATTAATATGCTGATGTATGCTATTCTCGGTGTTTTCTTATGCGGACTGATGGTCGGCAGAACACCGGAGTTTCTGGGACGAAAGATTGAAGCCAGGGAGATGAAGCTGATTGCCATAGTCATTCTGGTTCATCCCCTGATTATACTTGCACCTACGGCGGGTGCGTTTTTGACGGACTTAGGCCATGGTTCCATATCAAATCCGTGCTTCCACGGGTTAACTCAGGTGTTGTATGAATACACCTCCTCTGCTGCTAACAACGGCTCTGGATTTGAAGGACTGGCTGACAATACCTCCTTCTGGAATATGACCACCGGTGTTGTCATGCTGATGGGACGCTACGTATCGATTATTGCGATGCTGGCGGTTGCCGGTTCTATGGTCCGTAAAAAGGCAGTACCTGAAACCATCGGAACCTTCCGGACAGACAACGGCTTGTTCACCGGTATTCTGATCGTTACGGTGCTTATTATTGGCGCATTGACATTCCTGCCGGTTATCGTGCTTGGTCCGGTTGCAGAATATTTGACTCTACGGTAGGGGAGAGAACATTAGATGAGTACTGTGCAAAAAAAGAAGCTGTTGACAGGGCCGATCCTGCAGAATGCAGTTAAAGAGAGCTTTATCAAGTTAAACCCGGTGACGCTGGTTAAAAATCCGGTCATGTTTGTGGTCGAGATCGGAACGGTGATCGTTCTGCTGATGATTTTGGCTCCGGGATATTTTGACGCCAGAGATTCGCTCGGCTTCAATCTTGCTGTATTCTGTATCCTGCTGTTTACAGTGCTGTTCGCTAACTTTGCAGAGGCACTCGCGGAAGGCCGAGGGAAAGCACAGGCGGATACACTCAAAAGAACGAAACAGGAGATATCGGCTAATAAAATATCAGGCGGCACGATAAAAATAGTCTCCTCCTCCGAGCTGAGAAAAGGTGATGTGGTTGTTGTCAGCCAGGGTGAGCTGATTCCCGGTGACGGTGAAGTCATTGAAGGGCTCGCTTCCGTAGACGAATCGGCGATTACCGGGGAATCGGCTCCTGTTATTAAAGAGGCCGGCGGCGACTTTAACTCCGTTACAGGTGGCACAAGAGTTGTAAGTGATGAAATTAAGGTGCGGATTACTAGCGATCCGGGGGAATCTTTCCTGGACCGGATGATTTCCCTGGTAGAGGGAGCCAAACGGCAGAAAACGCCGAATGAGATTGCCTTGAACACCCTGCTGATCAGCTTAACGATTATCTTTCTGATTGTGGTAGTCACACTGCGTCCGATTGCCGGATATCTGGATATTGATCTTGACATTCCGGTGCTGATCGCCCTGCTGGTCTGTCTCATTCCGACAACCATCGGGGGACTCCTGTCGGCAATCGGGATTGCCGGTATGGACCGGGTTACCCAGTTTAATGTGCTTGCCATGTCAGGTAAAGCGGTCGAAGCTGCCGGGGATATCAATACGATGATCCTTGATAAGACAGGCACCATCACCTTCGGCAACCGGATGGCCAGTGAACTGATTCCGGTTGGCCGCGAGACTGCTGAGGATCTGGCGGTCTGGGCAGCAGTCAGCTCCGTAAAGGATGAGACACCGGAAGGCCGGTCAG contains these protein-coding regions:
- the kdpB gene encoding potassium-transporting ATPase subunit KdpB; protein product: MSTVQKKKLLTGPILQNAVKESFIKLNPVTLVKNPVMFVVEIGTVIVLLMILAPGYFDARDSLGFNLAVFCILLFTVLFANFAEALAEGRGKAQADTLKRTKQEISANKISGGTIKIVSSSELRKGDVVVVSQGELIPGDGEVIEGLASVDESAITGESAPVIKEAGGDFNSVTGGTRVVSDEIKVRITSDPGESFLDRMISLVEGAKRQKTPNEIALNTLLISLTIIFLIVVVTLRPIAGYLDIDLDIPVLIALLVCLIPTTIGGLLSAIGIAGMDRVTQFNVLAMSGKAVEAAGDINTMILDKTGTITFGNRMASELIPVGRETAEDLAVWAAVSSVKDETPEGRSVIELVKKLGCSYDSGMVAGAQFIEFRAETRMSGMDLNDGRVVRKGAVDSIKRWVLSQGGYIPDDLDQNASVIAGKGGTPLAVAVGSRIYGLIYLKDTVKPGMKERFDELRKMGIKTIMCTGDNPLTAATIAAEAGVDGFIAESTPEDKIEVIRREQREGKLVAMTGDGTNDAPALAQADVGLAMNSGTSAAKEAANMVDLDSDPSKIIEVVAIGKQLLMTRGALTTFSIANDIAKYFAIIPAMFTLAIPEMNVLNIMGLGSPSSAIISALIFNAIIIPLLIPLAMKGVSYKPMSSIRLLRQNIFIYGFGGVLVPFLGIKLIDLLVSIWI
- the kdpA gene encoding potassium-transporting ATPase subunit KdpA, encoding MGILQIVIVVAILVLLVKPAGTYLYHVFSNEPNRTDNIFGGLERGIFRLSGLRKRGGMTWKGYAVSFLTTNIVLVAFGYLILRLQGVLPFNPSGIGKMEETLAFNTVISFITNTNLQHYSGESGVSYFTQMAVMTMLMFTSAASGFSVVVAFVRGITGRKSLGNFFEDFVKAHTRVFIPLALLVTLALVALQVPQTLKPTLEVTTLEGQTQQITVGPVASLESIKHIGTNGGGFFGANSAHPFENPSPLTNVVEILSMWLLPASLPYMYGKFARNKRQGWMIFSAMMTLFVLLLSLNYYAESQGNPAINAMGINASQGSMEGKEVRFGIAQSALFTTVTTAATTGSVNNMHDTLTPLGGITPLALMMLNNVFGGKGVGLINMLMYAILGVFLCGLMVGRTPEFLGRKIEAREMKLIAIVILVHPLIILAPTAGAFLTDLGHGSISNPCFHGLTQVLYEYTSSAANNGSGFEGLADNTSFWNMTTGVVMLMGRYVSIIAMLAVAGSMVRKKAVPETIGTFRTDNGLFTGILIVTVLIIGALTFLPVIVLGPVAEYLTLR